The following proteins are co-located in the Candidatus Competibacteraceae bacterium genome:
- the metG gene encoding methionine--tRNA ligase codes for MSDQTRRILVTSALPYANGPIHIGHLVEYIQTDIWVRFQKLRGHECYYLCADDAHGTPIMLRAEQDGVTPEQLIERIWREHHADFSDFLIEFDNYYSTHSPECRQYAELIYQRLNEAGHISRRVITQAFDPEKQMFLPDRFIKGECPRCGTPDQYGDSCENCGATYSPTDLKNPRSVLSGATPITRESLHFFFKLADFEAMLKDWIASGPIQSQMINKLNEWFTAGLQEWDISRDAPYWGFEIPDAPGKYFYVWLDAPIGYMASFQNFCDRTGLRFDDFWGPDSDAEVHHFIGKDIAYFHILFWPAELTGAGFRKPTAVHCHGFLTVDGQKMSKSRGTFIKARTYLNHLRPEYLRYYFATKLSDGIDDLDLNFEDFLQRVNSDLVGKLVNIASRSAGFITRRFDGRLADHLAEPGLYAEFVAAADSIALAYERREFGRAMREIMALADRANQYIDEKKPWTLAKQPGAEAEVQAVCSLGLNLFRVLALYLKPVLPGLTAQVEQFLQIPPLRWSDAGNPLLGHAIAEFKPLMQRVEMAQVAAIIEESREAAPSGEETPVPSGPLIDDPIGPTIGIEDFAKVDLRVARIVKAEAVAGADKLLRLELDLGGETRQVFAGIKSAYSPEVLQGRLTVLVANLAPRKMRFGVSEGMVLAAGGGGGIYLLGPDSGAEPGMRVK; via the coding sequence ATGAGCGACCAAACCCGCCGCATCCTCGTCACCAGTGCCCTGCCCTACGCCAACGGCCCGATCCATATCGGCCACCTGGTCGAATACATCCAGACCGACATCTGGGTCCGCTTCCAGAAACTGCGCGGCCATGAATGCTACTACCTTTGCGCCGACGACGCCCACGGCACGCCGATCATGCTGCGCGCCGAACAGGACGGCGTAACCCCGGAACAACTGATCGAGCGGATCTGGCGGGAACATCACGCCGATTTCAGCGATTTCCTGATCGAGTTCGACAACTATTACTCCACGCATTCGCCGGAATGCCGGCAGTACGCCGAACTGATCTATCAGCGCCTGAACGAAGCCGGCCACATCAGCCGCCGGGTCATCACCCAAGCCTTCGACCCGGAAAAGCAGATGTTCCTGCCGGATCGCTTCATCAAGGGCGAATGCCCGCGCTGCGGCACGCCGGATCAGTACGGCGACAGTTGCGAAAACTGCGGCGCCACCTACTCCCCCACCGACCTGAAGAACCCGCGCTCGGTCCTGTCCGGCGCGACGCCGATTACCAGGGAATCGCTGCATTTCTTTTTCAAACTGGCCGATTTCGAGGCCATGCTGAAGGACTGGATCGCCAGCGGGCCGATCCAGTCGCAGATGATCAACAAGCTCAACGAATGGTTCACCGCCGGTTTGCAGGAATGGGACATCTCCCGCGACGCGCCGTACTGGGGCTTTGAAATCCCCGATGCGCCCGGCAAGTACTTTTACGTCTGGCTGGACGCGCCGATTGGCTACATGGCCAGCTTCCAGAACTTCTGCGACCGCACCGGTCTACGCTTCGACGATTTCTGGGGGCCGGACAGCGACGCCGAGGTCCACCACTTCATCGGCAAGGACATCGCCTATTTCCACATTCTGTTCTGGCCGGCGGAACTGACCGGAGCCGGCTTCCGCAAGCCGACCGCCGTGCATTGCCACGGTTTTCTGACCGTGGACGGCCAGAAAATGTCGAAATCGCGGGGCACCTTCATCAAGGCCCGCACCTATCTCAATCATCTACGGCCGGAATATCTGCGTTACTACTTCGCCACCAAGCTAAGCGACGGCATCGACGACCTCGACCTCAACTTCGAGGACTTCCTGCAGCGGGTCAACAGTGATTTGGTCGGCAAGCTGGTCAATATCGCCAGCCGCAGCGCCGGCTTCATCACCCGCCGCTTCGACGGCCGACTGGCCGACCATCTCGCCGAACCAGGCTTGTATGCGGAATTTGTCGCCGCCGCCGATTCCATCGCCCTGGCTTACGAAAGACGGGAATTCGGCCGGGCCATGCGCGAGATCATGGCGCTGGCCGACCGCGCCAATCAGTACATCGACGAGAAGAAACCCTGGACACTGGCCAAACAGCCCGGCGCCGAGGCCGAAGTGCAGGCCGTTTGCAGCCTGGGGCTCAACCTGTTCCGAGTGCTGGCGCTGTACCTCAAGCCGGTGCTGCCCGGTCTGACGGCGCAGGTCGAACAGTTCCTGCAAATCCCGCCGCTGCGCTGGAGCGATGCCGGCAACCCACTGCTCGGTCATGCCATCGCCGAGTTCAAGCCGCTGATGCAGCGGGTGGAAATGGCGCAAGTCGCGGCGATCATCGAGGAATCCAGGGAAGCCGCCCCAAGCGGCGAAGAGACGCCCGTACCGAGCGGGCCGCTGATCGACGATCCGATCGGCCCCACCATCGGCATCGAGGATTTCGCCAAGGTGGACTTGCGGGTGGCGCGGATCGTCAAGGCCGAAGCGGTGGCGGGCGCCGACAAACTGCTGCGGCTGGAACTGGATCTCGGTGGCGAAACCCGTCAGGTCTTCGCCGGCATCAAATCCGCTTACTCGCCGGAGGTGTTGCAAGGCCGGCTGACCGTGCTGGTCGCCAATCTCGCTCCGCGCAAGATGCGTTTCGGCGTTTCCGAGGGCATGGTGCTGGCGGCCGGCGGTGGGGGCGGTATCTACCTGCTCGGCCCGGACAGCGGCGCGGAGCCGGGGATGCGGGTCAAATGA
- the apbC gene encoding iron-sulfur cluster carrier protein ApbC, whose protein sequence is MTAVSRADVETALKGYVDPYLEQDLIAAKCIKNIQIGADRIEIDVELGFPAAGYRDTLIAALGERLAALGAGEAVVRVECKVIAHEVQKGLKPMPGVRNIIAVASGKGGVGKSTTAVNLALALSVEGARVGLLDADIYGPSQPRMLGARQQPESPDGKTLNPVVSYNIQSMSIGYLIEEDTPMVWRGPMVTQTLEQLLRDTRWHDLDYLIIDLPPGTGDTQLTLSQKVPVSGAVIVTTPQDIALLDARKGLKMFEKVEIPVLGIVENMSIHICSQCGHEEHIFGAGGGQRMAEQYDVPFLGSLPLDIRIREETDGGRPTVVAEPDSRIAGLYREIARRTAARLSLQARNYSHKFPSIVIQNT, encoded by the coding sequence ATGACCGCTGTATCGCGTGCCGATGTGGAAACCGCCCTTAAGGGCTATGTGGACCCGTATCTCGAACAGGATTTGATCGCCGCCAAGTGCATCAAGAACATCCAGATCGGAGCCGATCGCATTGAGATTGATGTGGAACTGGGATTTCCGGCGGCGGGCTATCGGGATACCTTGATCGCGGCCCTGGGCGAGCGGTTGGCGGCGCTGGGCGCCGGCGAGGCGGTGGTGCGGGTGGAGTGCAAGGTGATCGCCCACGAGGTGCAAAAGGGGCTGAAACCGATGCCGGGCGTGCGCAACATCATCGCCGTGGCGTCCGGCAAGGGCGGGGTCGGCAAATCCACCACGGCGGTCAATCTGGCCCTGGCGCTCAGCGTCGAAGGGGCGCGGGTCGGCTTGCTGGACGCCGATATCTATGGCCCCAGTCAGCCGCGCATGCTGGGCGCGCGCCAACAGCCGGAATCGCCGGACGGCAAGACGCTGAATCCGGTCGTCAGCTACAACATCCAGTCCATGTCGATCGGCTATCTGATCGAGGAAGATACGCCGATGGTCTGGCGCGGACCGATGGTGACCCAAACCCTCGAACAACTGCTGCGCGATACCCGCTGGCACGATCTCGATTATCTGATCATCGACCTGCCGCCGGGCACCGGCGACACGCAGTTGACCCTCTCGCAGAAAGTGCCGGTCAGCGGTGCGGTCATCGTCACCACGCCACAGGACATCGCCTTGCTGGACGCCCGCAAGGGGCTGAAGATGTTCGAGAAAGTGGAGATACCGGTGCTGGGTATCGTCGAGAACATGAGCATCCACATCTGCTCGCAATGCGGCCACGAGGAACACATTTTCGGCGCGGGCGGCGGTCAGCGCATGGCGGAGCAGTACGACGTGCCCTTTCTCGGCTCGCTGCCGCTGGATATTCGTATCCGCGAGGAAACCGATGGCGGCCGACCCACGGTGGTGGCGGAGCCGGACAGCCGCATCGCCGGCCTGTATCGGGAGATCGCCCGTCGTACCGCCGCCCGACTGTCGCTGCAAGCCCGGAACTACAGTCACAAGTTCCCCAGCATCGTGATTCAAAACACCTGA
- the purM gene encoding phosphoribosylformylglycinamidine cyclo-ligase codes for MVWTGPRYRGQSSVNDSIPHSPALSYRDAGVDIEAGNRLVDRIKPHAKRTLRPGVLSGLGGFGALFELPLDRYRQPVLVSGTDGVGTKLKLALELRRHDTIGIDLVAMCVNDVLVTGAEPLFFLDYYATGQLDVDVAATVIKGIADGCEQAGAALVGGETAEMPGMYGEGDYDLAGFCVGVVEKSRIIDGSRIAPGDVLLGLASSGPHSNGYSLIRKILAVGGAKLDQPFAGDRTLGEALLAPTRIYVKPVLQLLAQVEVRAIAHITGGGLTENLPRVLPPHTQAVIDTASWPRPAIFQWLRQQGGVTETEMRRTFNCGVGMVVCVAAEDAERAQAILRDAGETVWTLGRIAAGEDEPFVEFLP; via the coding sequence ATGGTCTGGACCGGACCGCGCTATCGAGGTCAATCATCCGTGAACGATTCCATTCCGCACTCTCCCGCCCTCAGCTACCGCGACGCCGGCGTGGACATCGAAGCCGGCAACCGGCTGGTGGACCGCATCAAGCCGCACGCCAAGCGCACCCTCCGGCCCGGCGTGCTGAGCGGGCTGGGTGGTTTCGGCGCGCTGTTCGAACTGCCGCTGGACCGCTACCGCCAACCGGTACTGGTGTCCGGCACCGACGGGGTCGGCACCAAGCTCAAACTGGCGCTGGAGCTGCGCCGCCACGACACCATCGGCATCGATCTGGTGGCGATGTGCGTCAACGACGTGCTGGTGACCGGCGCCGAGCCGCTGTTCTTCCTCGACTATTACGCCACCGGCCAGTTGGATGTGGACGTAGCCGCCACCGTCATCAAGGGCATCGCCGATGGCTGCGAACAAGCCGGCGCGGCGCTGGTGGGCGGCGAAACCGCCGAGATGCCGGGGATGTACGGCGAAGGCGATTACGACCTGGCCGGTTTCTGCGTCGGTGTGGTCGAAAAAAGCCGGATCATCGACGGGTCGCGGATCGCGCCGGGCGACGTGTTGCTGGGTCTGGCGTCCTCCGGCCCGCATTCCAACGGCTATTCGCTGATCCGTAAAATCCTGGCGGTCGGCGGCGCAAAGCTGGATCAGCCGTTCGCCGGGGACCGCACGCTCGGTGAAGCACTGCTGGCGCCGACCCGCATTTACGTCAAGCCGGTGCTGCAACTGCTGGCGCAGGTCGAGGTCCGCGCCATCGCCCACATCACCGGCGGTGGCCTGACCGAAAACCTGCCGCGCGTTCTCCCGCCCCACACCCAGGCGGTCATCGATACCGCAAGCTGGCCACGACCAGCCATTTTCCAGTGGTTGCGGCAGCAGGGCGGCGTGACCGAGACGGAAATGCGGCGCACCTTCAACTGCGGCGTGGGCATGGTGGTCTGCGTCGCGGCGGAAGATGCGGAGAGGGCTCAGGCGATTTTACGGGACGCGGGCGAAACGGTTTGGACGCTGGGCCGGATCGCCGCCGGTGAGGACGAGCCGTTCGTGGAGTTTCTGCCGTGA
- a CDS encoding leucine--tRNA ligase produces the protein MAESYNPQAIEAEAQRHWDEQRTFAAREEPGREKFYCLSMFPYPSGRLHMGHVRNYTIGDVIARYQRMLGKSVLQPMGWDAFGLPAENAAMASGVAPAQWTFDNIAYMKKQLRLLGFAVDWEREVATCQPEYYRWNQWLFLRMLEKGIAYLKTGVVNWDPMDQTVLANEQVIDGRGWRTGALVEKREIPMYYLAITKYAEELLAELAHLPGWPEQVKLMQKNWIGKSHGVRIGFPHTVGEGGTLWVFTTRADTLMGATYVAVAAEHPLALHAAQTDPELAAFIDQCRHGGVTEAELATQEKKGMPTGLTVTHPLSGEPLPLWVANYVLMGYGEGAVMAVPAHDERDFEFSCKFGLAIRPVIRTRAGDATPAPWQDAYADYGVCINSGQYDGLDFEQAVDAIAADLSAKGLGEKKVIWRLRDWGVSRQRYWGTPIPIVHCESCGAVPVPDEDLPVVLPGDLIPDGSGNPLAKYAEFLDCACPSCGKPARRETDTMDTFVDSSWYFFRYCTPGAATMTDARADYWMPVDQYVGGIEHAILHLLYSRFWTKVMRDLGLTTVSEPFAQLLTQGMVVAPTFYRETADGRKQWINPADVKVQTDDKGRPLAATLNADGQPVVIGGIEKMAKSKNNGVDPQSLIDQYGADTARLFMMFAAPPDQALEWSDSGVAGAYRFLRRLWLHAAEHQEAIHAAGEPDAAVLSEPLRELRREVHEALRQALYDFSRHQFNTVVSGGMKILNALGRIEMGADVSAAAVRREGLGILLRLLSPVAPHVTHALWRDLGYGDDVLDAAWPTPDAAALVRDLMTLVVQVNGKLRGQIEVPVNADRDLIEQAARAEPNVQRFVEGKALRKIVIVPGKLVNLVC, from the coding sequence ATCGCCGAGTCGTACAACCCGCAAGCCATTGAAGCGGAAGCGCAACGCCACTGGGATGAGCAGCGAACCTTCGCCGCGCGCGAGGAGCCGGGTCGCGAAAAGTTCTACTGCCTGTCGATGTTTCCCTATCCCAGCGGGCGGTTGCACATGGGCCATGTGCGCAACTACACCATCGGCGACGTGATCGCCCGCTACCAGCGCATGTTGGGCAAGAGCGTGTTGCAGCCGATGGGCTGGGACGCCTTCGGCCTGCCGGCGGAGAACGCGGCCATGGCTTCCGGGGTCGCGCCGGCGCAGTGGACCTTCGATAACATCGCCTACATGAAAAAGCAGCTTCGTCTGCTGGGCTTCGCGGTGGACTGGGAGCGTGAGGTGGCCACCTGCCAGCCGGAGTACTACCGCTGGAACCAGTGGCTGTTCCTGCGGATGCTGGAAAAGGGCATCGCCTACCTGAAAACCGGCGTGGTCAACTGGGACCCGATGGATCAGACCGTGCTCGCCAACGAGCAGGTGATCGACGGGCGCGGCTGGCGCACCGGCGCGCTGGTCGAGAAGCGCGAAATCCCGATGTATTACCTGGCGATCACGAAGTACGCCGAGGAACTGCTGGCGGAGTTGGCGCACCTGCCCGGTTGGCCGGAACAGGTCAAGCTGATGCAGAAGAACTGGATCGGCAAGAGCCACGGGGTACGGATCGGCTTTCCGCACACGGTGGGCGAGGGCGGCACTCTTTGGGTGTTTACCACCCGCGCCGACACGCTCATGGGCGCTACCTACGTGGCCGTGGCCGCCGAGCATCCCCTGGCGCTGCACGCCGCGCAAACCGATCCCGAACTGGCCGCGTTCATCGACCAATGTCGGCATGGTGGCGTCACCGAGGCCGAGTTGGCGACCCAGGAAAAAAAGGGCATGCCGACCGGGTTGACCGTCACCCATCCCCTGAGCGGCGAACCGCTGCCGCTGTGGGTCGCCAACTACGTGCTGATGGGTTACGGCGAGGGCGCGGTGATGGCGGTGCCCGCCCACGACGAACGCGATTTCGAGTTCTCGTGCAAGTTCGGTCTAGCGATCAGGCCGGTGATCCGCACCCGCGCCGGCGACGCCACGCCCGCGCCGTGGCAAGACGCCTACGCCGATTACGGGGTCTGCATCAATTCCGGCCAGTACGACGGATTGGACTTCGAGCAGGCGGTGGATGCCATCGCCGCCGATCTGAGCGCCAAGGGTTTGGGCGAGAAGAAGGTGATCTGGCGACTGCGCGACTGGGGCGTATCCCGACAGCGCTACTGGGGTACGCCGATCCCGATCGTCCATTGCGAATCCTGTGGCGCGGTGCCGGTGCCGGACGAGGATTTGCCGGTGGTGTTGCCGGGCGACCTGATTCCGGACGGTTCCGGCAACCCGCTCGCCAAGTACGCCGAATTCCTGGACTGCGCCTGCCCGAGCTGCGGAAAGCCGGCCCGGCGCGAAACCGACACCATGGATACCTTCGTCGATTCGTCCTGGTATTTCTTCCGCTATTGCACGCCGGGCGCGGCGACGATGACCGATGCCCGCGCCGATTACTGGATGCCGGTGGATCAGTACGTCGGCGGCATCGAACATGCCATCCTGCATCTGCTGTATTCGCGGTTCTGGACCAAGGTCATGCGCGATCTGGGCCTGACCACGGTGTCGGAACCGTTCGCCCAGTTGCTCACCCAGGGCATGGTGGTGGCGCCCACCTTTTACCGGGAAACCGCGGACGGCCGCAAGCAGTGGATCAACCCGGCCGACGTGAAGGTACAAACCGACGACAAGGGCCGGCCGCTGGCCGCGACCCTGAACGCTGATGGTCAGCCGGTGGTGATCGGTGGCATCGAGAAGATGGCCAAGTCCAAGAACAACGGCGTCGATCCTCAATCCCTGATCGATCAGTACGGCGCCGATACCGCCCGTCTGTTCATGATGTTCGCCGCGCCGCCCGATCAGGCGCTGGAATGGTCCGATTCCGGCGTGGCCGGCGCCTACCGCTTTCTGCGCCGGTTGTGGCTCCACGCCGCCGAGCATCAGGAGGCGATCCACGCCGCCGGCGAGCCGGATGCCGCCGTGTTGTCGGAGCCGCTGCGCGAGCTGCGCCGCGAGGTGCACGAGGCGCTCCGGCAGGCGCTGTACGACTTTAGTCGCCACCAGTTCAACACCGTGGTTTCCGGCGGCATGAAAATCCTGAACGCGCTGGGTCGGATCGAGATGGGCGCTGATGTGTCCGCCGCCGCCGTGCGCCGCGAAGGGCTGGGCATCCTGCTGCGGCTGCTGTCGCCGGTGGCGCCGCATGTGACTCACGCGCTTTGGCGGGATTTGGGCTATGGCGACGACGTGCTGGACGCCGCCTGGCCGACGCCCGACGCAGCGGCGCTGGTTCGTGACCTGATGACGCTGGTGGTGCAGGTCAACGGCAAGCTGCGTGGACAGATCGAGGTGCCGGTGAACGCCGACCGCGATCTCATCGAACAGGCGGCGCGGGCCGAGCCGAATGTCCAGCGCTTCGTCGAAGGGAAAGCGTTGCGCAAGATCGTGATCGTGCCCGGCAAACTGGTCAATCTGGTGTGCTGA
- the purN gene encoding phosphoribosylglycinamide formyltransferase translates to MSATRKIRLVVLISGRGSNLQAILDQAANGELPVEVAAVISNRPGVHGLERARQAGVPALELDHKYFTDRTEFEATLIEMIDRQQPDLVALAGFMRVLTASFTEHYRGRLLNIHPSLLPRFRGLHTHERAIAAGETAHGASIHFVTAELDGGPVIVQARVPVLPGDDPDTLAARVLEQEHRLYPLAIRWFAAGRVRLDGERVWFDGKPLAAPLRLEEAPLSR, encoded by the coding sequence GTGAGCGCCACTCGAAAAATCCGGCTGGTGGTGCTGATCTCGGGGCGCGGCAGCAATCTGCAAGCGATTCTGGATCAGGCCGCGAACGGAGAACTACCGGTCGAAGTGGCGGCCGTCATCAGTAACCGCCCCGGCGTGCATGGTCTGGAACGGGCGCGCCAGGCCGGCGTTCCCGCGCTGGAACTGGACCATAAGTACTTCACCGACCGGACGGAATTCGAAGCAACCCTGATCGAAATGATCGACCGTCAGCAACCGGACTTGGTGGCGCTGGCGGGCTTCATGCGGGTGCTGACCGCCAGCTTCACCGAACATTATCGAGGACGGCTACTCAACATCCATCCCTCGCTGCTCCCCAGGTTTCGCGGCCTGCACACCCATGAACGAGCCATCGCGGCCGGCGAAACCGCACACGGAGCCAGCATCCACTTCGTCACCGCCGAACTGGACGGCGGGCCGGTCATCGTGCAAGCGCGGGTTCCGGTACTGCCGGGCGACGACCCCGACACGCTGGCGGCGCGGGTCCTGGAGCAGGAGCACCGACTGTACCCGCTGGCGATTCGCTGGTTCGCGGCAGGGCGGGTACGGTTGGACGGGGAACGGGTGTGGTTCGATGGGAAACCGCTGGCCGCACCGTTGCGGCTGGAGGAAGCGCCACTCAGCCGATGA
- a CDS encoding Uma2 family endonuclease — MAASVSLSPAIQPAAKTGPIRHLWTVDEFQRMGETGFLDPEARLELIEGELFEMAPIGSFHAGTVGILNRLFMRSVAGTQVVYVQNPIVLGDDSEPQPDIVLLRPRADYYLGAHPRAGDVLLLIEVSDSTVQFDRKTKVPLYARHGIPEVWLVVGPRRRHVEIYRDPQPEHGVYQTCLQVREGGLAPVLLPAAEIRLDELFIG, encoded by the coding sequence ATGGCCGCATCCGTGTCGTTATCGCCAGCGATTCAGCCCGCCGCGAAAACCGGTCCGATCCGGCATCTATGGACGGTGGATGAGTTTCAGCGCATGGGGGAAACCGGCTTTCTCGACCCGGAAGCGCGGCTGGAATTGATTGAGGGAGAACTGTTCGAGATGGCGCCGATTGGCAGCTTTCACGCGGGAACCGTGGGTATTCTGAATCGCCTGTTCATGCGGTCGGTTGCCGGTACGCAAGTTGTTTATGTGCAAAACCCGATTGTGTTGGGCGACGACTCCGAACCACAGCCCGACATTGTCCTGCTGCGCCCGCGTGCGGATTACTATTTGGGCGCGCATCCCCGCGCCGGGGATGTATTGCTGCTGATTGAGGTGTCGGACAGCACGGTGCAATTCGACCGCAAGACCAAGGTACCGCTCTACGCCCGGCACGGCATTCCCGAAGTGTGGCTGGTGGTGGGGCCGCGCCGCCGTCACGTTGAGATCTACCGTGATCCGCAACCGGAACACGGTGTTTATCAAACCTGCTTGCAGGTGCGGGAAGGCGGATTGGCGCCCGTTCTGTTGCCAGCGGCGGAAATCCGCCTGGATGAGTTGTTCATCGGCTGA
- a CDS encoding TIGR03013 family PEP-CTERM/XrtA system glycosyltransferase: MMRLLRHYISQALLTLLGAEALSLFWSIYLARTLYFALVQSEGWPRMSEMVPSAAVFMIVMLTIMIALGLYERNFWSGKGEMLLRVGVSFLFGLFAMTLLYYLVPDLALGRGEFSLAMGIAFLSILLLRFIFFRISKQDQLKQRVLVLGVGDHAAEIESLRQQGTLSFLVPGYIQVHEQETPRVPAGRMLRVTSNLAKLADELDIDEIVVAMDDRRKGFPVDEILECKINGVAISHFLGFFERQTGKIQLEALRPSSIIFAEGFQGMGLRSTVKRVLDVTASLLLLALTWPFMLVATLAIWLESGGRGPILYRQTRVGFKDRLFEVIKFRSMVVDAEKDGKAVWAGKNDSRITRVGAILRETRVDELPQLFNVLRGDMSFVGPRPERPEFVADLCRKIPCYSMRHMVKPGITGWAQICYPYGASEQDAREKLQYDLYYIKNYSFFFDVVILLQTVHTILWGRGAH; this comes from the coding sequence ATGATGCGCCTGCTCAGACACTATATTTCCCAGGCGCTGCTGACGCTGTTGGGGGCGGAAGCACTCAGCCTGTTTTGGTCGATCTATCTCGCTCGGACACTGTATTTCGCCCTGGTCCAGAGCGAAGGCTGGCCTCGGATGAGCGAGATGGTCCCGAGCGCGGCCGTTTTCATGATCGTCATGTTGACGATCATGATTGCGCTGGGTTTGTACGAACGCAATTTCTGGAGCGGCAAAGGCGAAATGCTGCTGCGGGTCGGCGTCAGCTTCCTGTTCGGGCTATTCGCCATGACCTTGCTGTACTACCTGGTGCCCGACCTTGCGCTCGGCCGTGGCGAGTTCAGCCTCGCGATGGGGATTGCCTTTCTGAGCATCCTGCTGTTGCGCTTCATCTTCTTCAGGATCTCCAAGCAAGATCAGCTCAAGCAGCGGGTGCTGGTGTTGGGCGTGGGCGACCATGCGGCCGAGATCGAGTCATTGCGGCAACAGGGAACCCTGAGTTTCCTGGTCCCCGGCTATATTCAGGTTCATGAGCAGGAAACACCGAGAGTGCCGGCTGGCCGCATGTTGCGGGTGACCAGCAACCTGGCCAAGTTGGCGGATGAGCTGGACATCGACGAGATCGTGGTGGCCATGGACGACCGGCGCAAGGGGTTTCCCGTTGACGAGATTCTGGAGTGCAAAATCAACGGGGTTGCGATCAGTCATTTTCTGGGTTTCTTCGAACGGCAGACCGGCAAGATCCAATTGGAGGCGTTAAGGCCGAGCAGCATCATCTTTGCCGAAGGTTTTCAGGGAATGGGGCTCAGAAGCACCGTGAAGCGGGTGCTCGATGTTACCGCGAGTCTGTTGTTGCTGGCGTTGACCTGGCCGTTCATGTTGGTGGCGACCTTGGCCATTTGGCTGGAGTCGGGTGGCCGCGGGCCGATTTTATACCGACAGACCCGAGTTGGATTCAAGGATCGGTTGTTCGAGGTGATTAAGTTTCGCAGCATGGTGGTCGATGCCGAGAAGGATGGCAAGGCGGTCTGGGCCGGGAAAAATGACTCGCGGATCACGCGGGTCGGCGCGATACTGCGCGAAACCCGCGTCGATGAGTTACCTCAGTTGTTCAATGTGCTGCGCGGCGATATGAGCTTCGTCGGCCCGAGGCCGGAGCGGCCGGAATTCGTGGCCGATCTGTGCCGGAAAATCCCTTGCTATTCCATGCGGCATATGGTCAAGCCGGGCATCACCGGCTGGGCGCAGATTTGCTACCCCTATGGCGCTTCCGAGCAGGATGCGCGCGAGAAATTGCAATACGATTTGTATTACATCAAGAATTACAGCTTCTTTTTCGACGTCGTGATCCTGCTACAGACCGTTCACACCATCCTGTGGGGTCGGGGCGCGCATTGA
- the dcd gene encoding dCTP deaminase produces the protein MRLCDRDIERCLDEGKIRIEPRPAVGRINGVSVDLHLGSRFRVFNDHAASHIDLSGPREEVDHAINRIMGKEIRIGADGAFFIHPGELALAATVETITVPDDLVGWLDGRSSLARLGLMVHVTAHRIDPGWSGAIVLECFNSGKLPLALRPGMAICAISFETLTGPAMRPYHQRRDAKYKRQTGPTPSRIGDDEPPDQSH, from the coding sequence ATGCGGCTGTGCGATCGCGACATCGAACGCTGTCTGGACGAAGGTAAAATCCGCATCGAACCGCGTCCGGCGGTCGGCCGGATCAACGGGGTCAGCGTGGACCTGCATCTGGGCAGCCGCTTCCGGGTGTTCAACGATCACGCCGCGTCGCATATCGACCTCAGCGGGCCGCGGGAGGAAGTCGATCACGCCATCAACCGGATCATGGGCAAGGAGATCCGAATCGGCGCGGATGGCGCGTTTTTCATCCATCCCGGTGAGCTGGCGCTGGCGGCCACCGTCGAGACCATTACCGTGCCGGACGATCTGGTCGGCTGGCTGGATGGCCGTTCCAGCCTGGCCCGGCTGGGATTGATGGTGCATGTCACCGCCCATCGTATCGATCCCGGCTGGAGCGGCGCCATCGTGCTGGAGTGCTTCAATAGCGGCAAGCTGCCATTGGCGTTGCGGCCCGGCATGGCGATCTGCGCCATCAGCTTCGAGACCCTGACCGGTCCCGCCATGCGCCCCTATCACCAGCGGCGGGACGCCAAATACAAGCGGCAGACTGGTCCGACCCCGAGTCGGATCGGCGACGACGAGCCGCCCGACCAGAGTCATTGA